A window from Citrus sinensis cultivar Valencia sweet orange chromosome 5, DVS_A1.0, whole genome shotgun sequence encodes these proteins:
- the LOC102608404 gene encoding alpha-crystallin domain-containing protein 22.3 isoform X2, whose product MTSPFRFGKTTEIDEPEHDNPQQHVLDVAPLNSMPYIGPPTPPSDFGSTSRKQETEAAENVGPAMVFLPSYSTREELDNIIAVTKTGVALTGVAALGKVGTGIGAVDIAESDDSYAFRVALPGVARDEKDFTCDIDPDGKVTIKGVTTTGEKTVCKQNQVFKMLTQNLSPPGHFSISFKLPGPVNTEDFTGKFGTDGILEGLVKKSVA is encoded by the exons ATGACGTCTCCGTTCAG GTTTGGGAAAACAACAGAAATTGATGAACCAGAACATGATAATCCTCAGCAACATGTCCTTGATGTGGCTCCTCTCAATAGCATGCCATATATTGGTCCACCTACACCCCCTAGCGATTTTGGTTCAACGTCGAGGAAGCAAGAGACTGAAGCTGCAGAAAATGTTGGTCCAGCAATGGTATTTCTTCCTTCCTACTCAACTCGTGAGGAGTTGGATAACATCATAGCTGTAACCAAAACTGGTGTAGCACTGACTGGTGTTGCCGCTTTGGGGAAGGTGGGGACAGGAATTGGAGCAGTTGACATTGCAGAATCAGATGACTCATATGCATTTCGGGTAGCCCTCCCTGGTGTAGCAAGGGATGAAA AGGATTTCACTTGTGACATCGATCCTGATGGAAAGGTAACAATTAAGGGAGTAACCACAACTGGTGAAAAGACTGTGTGCAAGCAAAATCAAGTCTTTAAGATGCTAACACAGAATCTTTCCCCACCCGGGCATTTCTCTATCTCATTCAAGCTACCAGGTCCTGTGAACACCGAAGACTTTACCGGTAAATTCGGTACGGATGGAATACTTGAAGGCCTTGTGAAAAAGAGTGTTGCTTAG
- the LOC102608107 gene encoding uncharacterized protein LOC102608107 → MPQTLQFKSHFLLSNHSLFLNPVVETYTFVQNPGFATKLPFFRCSFSQSHKTHIQKAIVCAKRTKRRSGYQRSTRLVLQLVSILASNLKILPQPFDLFIEEFNGGDGGGPGFWKGFGGGGFSWWKRRRKGNLGFLVSLVILGSLFLYSGRGFRSDIFVGLFGIILIKGFKKNVQNWIFGLCCFGALMSLRLRREEAMKLIHEFRVCAPKVMGEFLTKSKRRGR, encoded by the coding sequence atGCCTCAAACCCTTCAATTCAAATCCCATTTTCTTCTCTCAAATCACTCTCTTTTCTTGAACCCAGTTGTTGAAACATACACTTTTGTTCAAAACCCTGGCTTCGCTACAAAGTTGCCATTTTTCCGGTGTTCTTTTTCGCAGTCACACAAAACCCATATCCAAAAAGCAATCGTATGTGCAAAAAGGACCAAAAGGCGATCTGGTTATCAAAGATCAACAAGGTTGGTGCTTCAATTGGTCTCAATTTTGGCTTCTAATCTCAAGATTTTACCACAACCTTTTGATCTTTttattgaagaatttaatggtGGAGACGGTGGGGGACCAGGGTTCTGGAAGGGTTTTGGAGGAGGAGGGTTTAGTTGgtggaaaagaagaagaaagggaaattTAGGGTTTCTGGTGTCTTTGGTGATTTTGGGTTCTTTGTTTTTGTATTCTGGGAGAGGATTTAGAAGTGACATTTTTGTTGGTTTGTTTGGGATTATATTGATCAAAGGGTTTAAGAAAAATGTTCAAAATTGGATCTTTGGGTTGTGTTGTTTTGGTGCTTTGATGAGTTTGAGGTTAAGGAGAGAGGAGGCAATGAAATTGATTCATGAATTTAGGGTTTGTGCTCCAAAGGTTATGGGAGAGTTTCTTACAAAGAGTAAAAGAAGAGGTAGATGA
- the LOC102607626 gene encoding root phototropism protein 3-like, translated as MKYSFATCGNDKASMGRSLDKENPTRCSVSGGKPNRCIIFPANVSMVAEALERRNKDWIVRAKVASDLIVQIADSCFHLHKLAMVSKSEYLNRIVFKRRSNGEKENNPTIFISNFPGGIEIFELVVKFCYGWKVDVTATNIAALYSAANFLEMSDDLDQGNLITKTEAFLSFSILSSWKDTFQILKSCESIQSWAKELHILKRCSEAIALKASINKKGFAFHDGDAQGALANNVEDWEKEGRADSWWFEDVSSLRIDHFIEVINSIKRKGITSELVGSCIAKWTSKWLSQITSGLNNVTPKQLTHQLRRVTTESLIRILPEEENAVSCNFLLHLLKLGLMMKINAELLKKLERRIAFMLEHCHVSDLLVRNYGENDTVYHVGIVVRVVECYVSFVLRNPAPRIFVVGRLVDGYLTLIARDKNLAAKRFQLLAEALPKSARVCDDNLYRAMDIYLKAHPDLTEEERTSVSRAMEFHKLSQEARQHMMKNERLPLKMRARYILLEQVNITKVMTAGGSNFCRTKGQAIIRVSKGLEKGRMSSHKEIKVMKKEVETMKMQLNQLQMCKTQLQNQVKSWR; from the exons ATGAAGTACAGTTTTGCCACTTGTGGAAATGATAAGGCTAGCATGGGAAGAAGTTTAGATAAAGAAAATCCCACCCGTTGTTCGGTATCTGGGGGGAAGCCAAACCGGTGTATAATTTTTCCGGCAAATGTTAGTATGGTTGCTGAAGCTctagaaagaagaaacaaggACTG GATTGTGCGGGCAAAAGTTGCTAGTGATTTGATTGTGCAAATTGCTGATTCTTGCTTTCACTTACACAAG CTTGCAATGGTCTCGAAAAGTGAATACTTAAACAGAATTGTATTCAAAAGGCGAAGCAATggagagaaagaaaacaatCCAACGATCTTCATCAGCAATTTTCCAGGTGGAATAGAAATTTTCGAACTAGTAGTGAAATTCTGTTATGGATGGAAAGTTGATGTTACAGCAACCAACATTGCTGCACTGTATTCGGCCGCAAATTTCTTGGAAATGAGCGATGATCTTGACCAAGGAAATCTAATAACCAAAACAGAAgcctttttaagtttttctatACTTTCATCATGGAAGGATACATTTCAGATCCTGAAAAGCTGCGAATCCATACAGTCATGGGCCAAAGAGTTGCATATCTTGAAACGTTGCTCTGAAGCCATTGCATTGAAGGCCAGCATAAACAAAAAGGGATTTGCTTTTCATGATGGTGATGCACAGGGCGCTCTAGCAAACAATGTAGAAGACTGGGAAAAGGAAGGCAGAGCTGACAGTTGGTGGTTTGAAGATGTTTCATCCCTTCGAATAGATCATTTTATTGAAGTAATCAattccattaaaagaaaaggaatcaCATCAGAGCTTGTAGGATCATGCATAGCTAAGTGGACTTCAAAATGGCTTTCCCAAATCACTTCTGGTCTCAACAATGTTACCCCCAAGCAGTTGACTCACCAATTACGCCGAGTCACAACTGAAAGTTTGATTAGGATCTTGCCTGAGGAGGAAAATGCAGTTTCTTGCAACTTTCTACTTCACCTTCTCAAGTTGGGGctgatgatgaaaattaatgctgaattattgaaaaagcTAGAAAGAAGAATAGCGTTCATGTTAGAGCACTGCCACGTTTCGGATCTCTTGGTTAGGAATTATGGAGAAAATGATACTGTTTACCATGTAGGCATTGTTGTTAGAGTGGTCGAATgttatgtttcttttgttctaAGAAATCCAGCTCCAAGAATATTTGTAGTTGGAAGGTTGGTAGATGGCTATCTCACACTAATTGCAAGAGACAAGAACCTTGCAGCCAAGAGATTTCAACTACTAGCTGAAGCACTTCCGAAAAGTGCTAGAGTTTGTGATGATAATCTTTACAGAGCCATGGACATCTATCTCAAG GCACACCCTGACCTAACAGAAGAGGAAAGGACTAGTGTCAGTAGAGCCATGGAATTTCATAAACTATCTCAAGAAGCTCGCCAGCACATGATGAAAAATGAACGGCTGCCCTTAAAAATGAGAGCACGGTATATCCTTCTTGAACAAGTGAACATAACAAAGGTAATGACAGCTGGAGGATCAAATTTCTGCAGAACAAAGGGACAGGCAATTATCAGAGTGAGTAAAGGTTTGGAGAAAGGACGGATGTCTTCTCATAAGGAGATCAAGGTGATGAAAAAAGAAGTTGAGACGATGAAGATGCAACTGAATCAATTGCAAATGTGCAAAACACAGCTTCAGAATCAAGTCAAGTCATGGCGCTAG
- the LOC102608404 gene encoding alpha-crystallin domain-containing protein 22.3 isoform X1, with translation MPPVKIRIVEENEDEMDGITVQFEDQIRIIPFGKTTEIDEPEHDNPQQHVLDVAPLNSMPYIGPPTPPSDFGSTSRKQETEAAENVGPAMVFLPSYSTREELDNIIAVTKTGVALTGVAALGKVGTGIGAVDIAESDDSYAFRVALPGVARDEKDFTCDIDPDGKVTIKGVTTTGEKTVCKQNQVFKMLTQNLSPPGHFSISFKLPGPVNTEDFTGKFGTDGILEGLVKKSVA, from the exons ATGCCTCCGGTTAAAATTAGAATagtagaagaaaatgaagatgaaatggaTGGGATCACGGTGCAATTCGAAGATCAGATCAGGATCATCCC GTTTGGGAAAACAACAGAAATTGATGAACCAGAACATGATAATCCTCAGCAACATGTCCTTGATGTGGCTCCTCTCAATAGCATGCCATATATTGGTCCACCTACACCCCCTAGCGATTTTGGTTCAACGTCGAGGAAGCAAGAGACTGAAGCTGCAGAAAATGTTGGTCCAGCAATGGTATTTCTTCCTTCCTACTCAACTCGTGAGGAGTTGGATAACATCATAGCTGTAACCAAAACTGGTGTAGCACTGACTGGTGTTGCCGCTTTGGGGAAGGTGGGGACAGGAATTGGAGCAGTTGACATTGCAGAATCAGATGACTCATATGCATTTCGGGTAGCCCTCCCTGGTGTAGCAAGGGATGAAA AGGATTTCACTTGTGACATCGATCCTGATGGAAAGGTAACAATTAAGGGAGTAACCACAACTGGTGAAAAGACTGTGTGCAAGCAAAATCAAGTCTTTAAGATGCTAACACAGAATCTTTCCCCACCCGGGCATTTCTCTATCTCATTCAAGCTACCAGGTCCTGTGAACACCGAAGACTTTACCGGTAAATTCGGTACGGATGGAATACTTGAAGGCCTTGTGAAAAAGAGTGTTGCTTAG
- the LOC102608404 gene encoding alpha-crystallin domain-containing protein 22.3 isoform X3 yields MFGKTTEIDEPEHDNPQQHVLDVAPLNSMPYIGPPTPPSDFGSTSRKQETEAAENVGPAMVFLPSYSTREELDNIIAVTKTGVALTGVAALGKVGTGIGAVDIAESDDSYAFRVALPGVARDEKDFTCDIDPDGKVTIKGVTTTGEKTVCKQNQVFKMLTQNLSPPGHFSISFKLPGPVNTEDFTGKFGTDGILEGLVKKSVA; encoded by the exons AT GTTTGGGAAAACAACAGAAATTGATGAACCAGAACATGATAATCCTCAGCAACATGTCCTTGATGTGGCTCCTCTCAATAGCATGCCATATATTGGTCCACCTACACCCCCTAGCGATTTTGGTTCAACGTCGAGGAAGCAAGAGACTGAAGCTGCAGAAAATGTTGGTCCAGCAATGGTATTTCTTCCTTCCTACTCAACTCGTGAGGAGTTGGATAACATCATAGCTGTAACCAAAACTGGTGTAGCACTGACTGGTGTTGCCGCTTTGGGGAAGGTGGGGACAGGAATTGGAGCAGTTGACATTGCAGAATCAGATGACTCATATGCATTTCGGGTAGCCCTCCCTGGTGTAGCAAGGGATGAAA AGGATTTCACTTGTGACATCGATCCTGATGGAAAGGTAACAATTAAGGGAGTAACCACAACTGGTGAAAAGACTGTGTGCAAGCAAAATCAAGTCTTTAAGATGCTAACACAGAATCTTTCCCCACCCGGGCATTTCTCTATCTCATTCAAGCTACCAGGTCCTGTGAACACCGAAGACTTTACCGGTAAATTCGGTACGGATGGAATACTTGAAGGCCTTGTGAAAAAGAGTGTTGCTTAG